CAATTGTTGAAAGTTCAATGTCTTTATTCATGGTGCCAAATAACAATTGTTGAAGTAGTTTATAGGCATCATATTGCCTGCAAAAAGACTGGCAGTAATTTCATGTACCATTTGCTTGCAATTCTTCTAGGGAGAAGCAACTTCCTATTGATTCTGGGAGAGATTTTAACTTGTTGTTTGACGCATTGATAAGCAATAACTGCATCATCAAACTCGGTGTTAGTCCTCAAAGTTGATCATACGCAAGTTTTACCACATCAAAATAAAAGGTTAAATATGGAATTACAtctttcaaaaaggaaaaaaagttcATCACTCTCGCTAATTGAATTTTGATAAGACATTAGCATCAATATTAGTCCACGTGCAATGAAGTTTACCATTATCGTCATTATAGATACTAGTGTTATGATGTTGAAGCTTTTCAAAATCTTATGATCAATAAAATTTCTAGCACTCTCAAGGTCTTCGGGTATTAGGCTGCAATATAAGTGGTACCTCTGGGATTGATAATTGAACTCTGACCAGTCCATCCCATGGTTATGGAATATGGATGCGCCATTTCCccccaaaaaaataaaacattaacCATGAGAAGAACCTATAGCTAGAACTAAAAAGAGACTTCTGGAATCTGGTCTATTCTGTTTACCCGAAGTAAACCTCTTGAATCTGGAATATGGTATAGCTAGAACTAAACCTCTTGAATAATCCATCTTAAATGTATCACTCATCAATGATTCTATTGTTTTTCATAGTCTGTTGGTCTTAAGTTATAAGACGCTCAATACATATGTACAGAAAAACAACCtttttatagaaatattgtACCAAGGCCATTTATCTTTTATCCTAGCAATGGCAGATAATCCTCTTTGACCATTAGTCTAAAACTCCAACATATTTAATTCCATTTATCCATAACTAGTTACTAAGGCACCCGCCTATTTTCTATTCCACTTAAAATATGGATATGCAGACATTCTAACGGATCTTATGGAATAAGAACGTGATCCAATACTTTGATTCAATGTTAGAAACAACATAACTTGAAGTGCTCTGCAATTCcaaccaaataaaaaattacagaTGAGGTATAATTGTAAAGATGCTGTGAAACAAAAACCACTTACATTCCGCAAGCTTCCAATGGTTTCAGGTAAGGACGAAAGCAGATTTCGGGAGACAGATAAACGTTCAAGTCGTACTAGCTGACCCACTACACGCGAGAACTGATATCTATTTAGAATGTCttataataatttgaaaataaaaccAACAGAAGTTACAATGGTATGGCACAAGGCAAAAAAGTTTTATCACTTATCACTTCTCCCATTCATTTTTAGTCTCTTGTTAAATTAGATAAGAAAATTACATTCATCAGGTAATGTCGTAATATGATTTCCATCAAGTATCATAACTTTTAGAGATTGTAGCTTCCCTAAATTCATTGGTAGACGTTCAATAAGGTTATCTGCCAATACCTGACAAAAAAATGGAAagttttatttatcttttttcctGAAAGAGAAATGTGAGGTAAAGTAACAGAACTGTCGTCTCTACTTCTAGTAAAGATTGTAAATctaaaagataaagaaaaaagagaaaattgcAACTGTTATATATGCCAAATACAACTAATGAGAACAGAAGTACCGAGTCCTACAAAGATTTGATAAACTTTTACtgaaaaaatttaagaaaaaaaaatactgcACCAAACGAGTAAAAATGAAATACAATCCATACCAGACGCTGCATGTTTATTAATTTGCAGACTTCCATGGGAATATCAActgcaaaataattaaaagaggCAAGTTAATAAAAGTATTGAAATTGTTATAGTCGGTAGATTAGAAGTTTCATTATTGCCAGTTAAGTAAGATGATAGATGCAAGGATGATTGATGTCAAAAAATAGTTTCAAGAATATTTACAACCACGACCACTGCAAGAAGGAGAGTCCAAGACACCCACCTATTTTATTGTTTGTTAAATCAAGGGTACGAACAGATCTTTCCATGTCAAGAACTTCATCAGGAAATGTCTGTTCCAACATCAGTAGATGTGTAAGCATATGGCCAACAAAACCAATCACGGTTCAAGCATTTCCAAAGAACAGATGATTTATTCTTACTGAAACTCGTGAACTCATATATTACTTTTCAGAATGATTATAATTATGCTATGCAATGAAATCCAAATTCAAACACTCAAAgtatcatcaacatcaacacagTCAAATGTATTGAAGAGCAAGGGTCCATATATGGGTAAAATTTCCAGGTGACTCAATTTAGAGGTTCTTATCTGAAGAGTAGAAATAGAGCATGCATATACAGGACCTGTAACTGTAATCTTTCCTTTATTTGACCCAACTGGAAGAACTATTTGGAATCCCCAAGTCATTTGATTTTATAAGATACATTTTACTCCTTTGATTTCTTCCTAACAACAAAATCTAATTTACAAGTTCAATTCATTCCAATAGCTAATTCCTAATTCACCAGCTCCAGCACATTCAGTTACATACATAAACAATGCAGcaatataaaaatataactG
The sequence above is drawn from the Cucumis melo cultivar AY chromosome 2, USDA_Cmelo_AY_1.0, whole genome shotgun sequence genome and encodes:
- the LOC103494028 gene encoding plant intracellular Ras-group-related LRR protein 7, which codes for MGCYASKNADSKASRVARWRATGIVALRDSKLKTFPDEVLDMERSVRTLDLTNNKIVDIPMEVCKLINMQRLVLADNLIERLPMNLGKLQSLKVMILDGNHITTLPDELGQLVRLERLSVSRNLLSSLPETIGSLRNLLLINASNNKLKSLPESIGSCFSLEELQANDNLMEDLPSSLCNLIHLKSLRLDNNNIGQLPSNLLKDCKALQNVSLHGNPILMDQFQQMEGFEDFEARRKKKFDKQIDSNVMISSKGLDEGVDL